A genomic stretch from Scomber scombrus chromosome 8, fScoSco1.1, whole genome shotgun sequence includes:
- the ivns1abpa gene encoding influenza virus NS1A-binding protein homolog A gives MIPNGYLIFEDESFLDSTVAKMNALRKSGQFCDVRLQVCGHELMAHRAVLACCSPYLFEIFNSDIEPHGVSHVTFEDLDPEAVEILLNYAYTAQLKADKERVKEVYSAAKRFKMERVKQICGDYLLSKMDSQNAISFRNFASSMGDARVLSKVDAYIQDHLLEVSEQDDFLKLPRLKLEVMLEDNLTLPSNGKLYSKVLNWVQRSLWENGDQLERLMEEVQTLYYSPDHKLVDGGLVIEGHSEVFGGEEDHLQFVQKKPVRESTQRQMSCSSSGSLSPSNPAANAPKQTARREWKYIASEKTTNNTYLCLAVLDGMLCVIFLHGRSSPQTSPSATPCLMKSLSFEAQPEELEEHPLSPMQYARSGLGTAALNGKLIAAGGYNREECLRTVECYDPKEDRWTFIAPMRTPRARFQMAVLMGQLYVIGGSNGHSDELSCGEKYDPHADEWVQVPELRTNRCNAGVCSLNNKLYVVGGSDPCGQKGLKNCDAFDPVTKIWSNCASLNIRRHQAALCDLDGFMYVIGGAESWNCLNTVERYNPENNTWTLIASMNVARRGAGVAVHAGKLFVVGGFDGSHALRCVEMYDPARNEWRMLGSMTSSRSNAGVAMLGDTIYAVGGFDGNEFLNTLEVYNPETDEWNDCTKALSPLSD, from the exons ATGATTCCAAATGGTTATCTTATCTTCGAGGATGAAAGTTTCCTGGATTCCACCGTGGCCAAAATGAACGCTCTGAGAAAGAGTGGTCAGTTCTGCGATGTTAGACTGCAG GTGTGTGGTCATGAGCTGATGGCTCATCGTGCTGTGCTGGCTTGCTGCAGTCCCTACTTGTTTGAGATCTTCAATAGTGACATTGAGCCTCATGGAGTCTCTCATGTCACTTTTGAGGACTTGGATCCAGAGGCTGTGGAGATCTTGCTCAACTACGCCTATACTGCCCA GCTAAAGGCAGACAAGGAACGTGTCAAGGAAGTTTACTCTGCAGCCAAACGGTTCAAGATGGAGCGAGTCAAACAg ATTTGTGGTGACTACCTGCTGTCTAAGATGGATTCCCAGAACGCCATCTCCTTCCGTAACTTTGCCAGCTCTATGGGAGACGCCAGAGTTTTGTCCAAGGTGGACGCCTACATCCAGGACCATCTACTGGAAGTGTCTGAACAGGATGACTTCCTCAAACTTCCCCGCCTCAAG ttaGAAGTAATGCTAGAAGACAACCTGACACTGCCCAGCAATGGCAAGCTTTACTCCAAGGTGCTCAACTGGGTGCAGCGTAGCCTTTGGGAGAACGGAGACCAACTGGAACGACTGATGGAGGAG GTGCAAACGCTGTACTACTCACCTGACCATAAGCTGGTGGATGGAGGGCTGGTGATTGAGGGGCACAGTGAGGTGTTTGGTGGCGAGGAGGACCACCTTCAGTTTGTGCAG AAGAAACCCGTACGGGAGAGCACCCAGAGACAGATGAGCTGCAGCTCCTCAGGAAGCCTGTCGCCCTCCAACCCAGCAGCAAATGCCCCTAAACAGACCGCCAGGAGAGAGTGGAAGTACATTGCCTCTGAAAAGACTACAA ACAACACCTACCTGTGTTTGGCTGTGCTGGACGGGATGTTGTGTGTGATCTTCTTGCATGGCCGCAGCAGCCCTCAGACCTCTCCCTCTGCCACCCCCTGCCTGATGAAGAGCCTCAGCTTCGAGGCCCAGCctgaggagctggaggagcacCCGCTCTCACCCATGCAGTACGCTCGCTCCGGCCTGGGCACCGCGGCCCTGAACGGAAAACTCATTGCGGCAG GAGGTTACAACAGAGAGGAATGTCTGAGGACTGTGGAGTGTTACGACCCCAAAGAGGACCGCTGGACTTTCATCGCTCCCATGCGAACTCCAAGGGCTCGCTTCCAGATGGCTGTGCTTATG GGTCAACTCTATGTGATTGGAGGTTCAAATGGACATTCTGACGAGCTGAGCTGTGGGGAGAAATACGATCCACACGCTGATGAGTGGGTTCAGGTGCCAGAGCTCAGGACAAACCGCTGCAATGCAG GTGTCTGCTCCTTGAACAACAAACTGTACGTTGTTGGTGGATCAGACCCCTGTGGGCAGAAGGGCCTGAAGAACTGCGATGCTTTTGACCCTGTGACCAAAATCTGGTCCAACTGTGCCTCCCTCAACATCA GGAGACATCAGGCAGCACTGTGTGATTTGGATGGCTTCATGTACGTGATCGGAGGAGCTGAGTCGTGGAACTGCCTGAACACTGTGGAACGCTACAACCCTGAGAACAACACCTGGACCCTGATAGCCTCCATGAACGTGGCTCGCAGGGGGGCCGGCGTTGCTGTCCATGCTG GCAAACTGTTTGTCGTCGGCGGCTTTGACGGCTCCCATGCACTCCGCTGCGTGGAGATGTACGACCCCGCCCGCAACGAGTGGAGGATGCTGGGCAGCATGACATCTTCACGCAGCAATGCAGGTGTGGCCATGCTGGGCGACACCATCTACGCCGTGGGCGGCTTCGACGGAAACGAGTTTCTCAACACGCTGGAGGTGTACAACCCAGAGACGGACGAGTGGAACGACTGCACCAAGGCCCTGTCTCCCCTCTCTGACTGA